A region from the Panicum hallii strain FIL2 chromosome 1, PHallii_v3.1, whole genome shotgun sequence genome encodes:
- the LOC112883896 gene encoding F-box/kelch-repeat protein At1g16250-like, which produces MGSLHCNVAASPSFSSTGSSSGGDNVVSRDGSVRIYACFAHGSNNSLECYEPGANTWRRVGALPGVPDGHILKGFAVVALGESVYVIGGRLCKRERGAAAGVYHDTDVSVRADVLRYEVRRGEWQHCAPLLLPRFDFACAPCRGRICVAGGQCSLSGARGTAAAEVYDEEKGQWSALPNMSTMRYKCVGVTWQGSFHVVGGFAESTLTAGDALLTPGTTVLQSSALERSSAEVLHCSRGTWEILPGMWQLDVPPNQIVAVANRLFSSGDCLNCWKGHVEVYDGELNIWSIWDHSALPDLSLLANLPSSAQRLYLTMAAVGTQLYFLAGYQVPSSNDSFRTVSLVHSFDTNAPPGLEPAWSSFQPKMEPDDIEDESKELFSQCCSVQLSS; this is translated from the coding sequence ATGGGCTCCTTGCATTGCAACGTCGCCGCCTCCCCGTCCTTCTCTAGCACCgggagcagcagcggcggcgataACGTCGTCAGCAGAGATGGCAGCGTCAGGATATACGCGTGCTTTGCGCACGGCAGCAACAACAGCCTGGAGTGTTACGAGCCTGGTGCCAACACATGGCGCCGCGTGGGCGCGCTCCCGGGTGTCCCTGACGGCCACATACTGAAGGGATTCGCTGTCGTCGCGCTGGGCGAATCCGTGTATGTTATCGGCGGCCGGCTGTGCAAGAGGGAgcgtggcgccgccgccggcgtgtaCCACGACACCGACGTCAGCGTGAGGGCAGACGTGCTCCGGTACGAAGTGCGCCGAGGGGAGTGGCAGCACTGCGCGCCGCTCCTGCTCCCGCGCTTCGACTTCGCGTGCGCGCCGTGCCGGGGCAGGATCTGCGTGGCCGGCGGGCAGTGCTCGCTGTCCGGCGCCCGgggtacggcggcggcggaggtgtaCGACGAGGAGAAGGGCCAGTGGTCGGCTCTCCCCAACATGAGCACGATGCGCTACAAGTGCGTCGGCGTGACATGGCAAGGCAGCTTCCACGTCGTCGGGGGCTTCGCAGAGAGCACGTTGACGGCCGGTGACGCCCTTCTGACGCCGGGAACCACCGTGCTACAGTCGTCGGCGCTGGAGCGGAGCTCGGCGGAGGTGTTACACTGCTCGAGGGGCACGTGGGAGATCCTTCCGGGGATGTGGCAGCTCGACGTGCCCCCGAACCAGATCGTGGCGGTGGCGAACCGGCTGTTCAGCTCCGGCGACTGCCTCAACTGCTGGAAGGGCCACGTCGAGGTCTATGACGGCGAGCTCAATATCTGGAGCATCTGGGACCACTCCGCACTGCCAGACCTGTCGCTGCTGGCCAACCTCCCGTCGTCGGCTCAGCGGCTCTACCTCACCATGGCCGCCGTCGGCACGCAGCTCTATTTCCTCGCCGGGTACCAGGTGCCGTCCAGCAACGACAGCTTCAGAACAGTCTCGCTAGTGCACAGCTTCGACACCAACGCTCCGCCAGGGTTGGAGCCAGCATGGAGCAGCTTCCAACCCAAAATGGAGCCGGATGACATCGAGGACGAGAGCAAGGAGCTGTTCAGCCAGTGCTGCTCGGTGCAGCTCTCCAGCTAA